The genomic window AAAAGTAAAGCGATACACGGGTATTAGAGGTGGCATTCTATATTGAcatgtaagattataggataatctcccgcAACGCCacatgtcaaatttttttttaaaaaatttatattttttaaataaaaaataaaagcacaaataatatgataaaaaaataaagaataaattaaatctatctatataataatagtaaagcgatacACGGATATTAGGGATAGCATTCCAtgttgacacgtaagattatatTATAATCTCCCGCAGTGCCACATGTCaagtttttttatattttttaaataagaataaaagcacaaatagtatgataaaaaaaattaaaaaaatattttgaattattatctagctatctatataataataataaagcgaTACACGGACATTTATCAAATACAGCAACTTTTATTGATTCGGGAGGTCATCTTTGAAAAGAACTCTCAGAGACCCTTTTGATCATATCATGGGATTAATTGATTAGAGCAATCTTTAAtataaatctatataataatagaaaAACGATATACGGATATTAGGGATCGCATTCCAtattgacacgtaagattatGATATAATCTCCCACAATGCTAcatgtcaaattttttttatattttttaaataagaataaaagtacaaataatatgataaaaaaaaattaaattattacctatctatctatataataatagtaaagcgatacACGAGCATTTATCAAATGCAGCAACTTTTATTGATTTGGGAGGCCATCTTTGGAAAAAAGAACTCTCAAAAATCCTTTTGATCTCATCATGAGATTAATTGATTAAAGCAATCTTTAATGTAAAATGTTATCATTGTTATCAATTAAATCCCCCGCAATGCGGGGGTTGAGTGCTAGTGTATTCTAATATGATAGTAATAAATGATTTTAAACCAAGAAAAAGAAACTAGTCCTGGCAAAAAAATTGAAGATTGAAAGACCAACTGTACCTGTACAAACAAGATTCCTGCATGCACCATTGCGGAAGTCATGGAAGACCCGATTCCGATGGTCTTGCAACATTTTAGCATGAATATAGAAGCAAGAATAACCAAGCTCAGTGATTTTCTTTGCCAATAACTCCACCCGGTTAACCGAGTTGCAAAATATAATAGATTGGTTAATTTGAAGCTGTCAGAACACAACCAACAAATTCATCATTTTTGCAGTTGTAGAAATTATGCATAATGCAAAATTTTGTAATGGTCAAGTCCAAACCTTTGAGAAAAGCGTATTAAGGCAGTGGACCTTCTGCCTTTCTTCTACGAAAGCATAGTATTGTGTTATCCCCTTCAGGGTGAGTTCATCCATAAGATTAATTATGTAAGGTTTTGCTAAGTATCTGTCTTTGAATTCCTTGACCGTCACAGGGAACGTTGCCGAAAACAGTAAAATTTGCCGAGTTGTAGGAAGGAAATGAATCAGCTGGTCTATTGAAGGTTGAAACTCAGGAGAAAGAAGCTTATCTGCCTGTCAAAGTAGGAAAAGAACCATCTATCACACAAGAAGCATAAAGGCAGAACAGATTATTACAACCAAATATTCCATTTCTATTTCCGCAGCAAATTATACTTTGCAAAATGTATTATTCATTCACTATGGCTCTCTGTACTTCGAGAATCAAGCAACAGGAATGAGATTGATCGAAGAAATGTCAAGTAACTTTTTTGTTTTATGTAATGAAATGTATCAAAATTATTAGCTCAACAACAGGGATCATTCTGGTGTCCAATGGACTAAAACTGGATGACATTCAGAAGAAAGTTTGAAAGAGTTGGATTTAATAATTAATGGTAGCATTTCCAATAAGAAAAAAGTATATGCATGACATTAACAAAGCAAAATATATGGTATTGACAAATagcagtaaaaaaaaaagaattttaaaaacAAAAGTTATGGAGAGGAAAATCTAACTTCAGATGTAAAAAACTCTTCATTAACCAAAAACTTAGAACACTGGGTTGACCATTCAAAAAtttagtagaatcaatttaatataTATGATACCTCATCCATAATGAGCATTGAACAATCCTTCAGGACACAAACACCTTTCTTTGCAAGATCAAGTATTCGACCAGGTGTTCCAACAAGCAAATGAACAGGCTGATACAAGCGCATTATGTCATCCTTCAAGCTGGTTCCTCCAGTAGTAACCATAATTTGAATCTTTAAATGCTTTCCAAGCTCCTTACAGACTTGGGAAGTTTGGAGAGCTAATTCTCTTGTAGGAACCAATATAACAACTGAACATCAAAAGAGTCCAAATAAGTTTAAAGCTAAAGAAGTAATGTGCAAATTCTAATAGTTAGAGCTCCACGATTTTGAAATACATAGAACTAAGGATCACCAACTCAAAACCAGACCCCATGCCGGCTAGCTGACTAGCTGGCAGTACAAATCAGTATGCCCCCACATCGGATCCAACCAAGACAAAAATGAGGGATAAACAgacgaaaagagagagaaagagagggggaaggaagagaggatgaGAAAGAAAGGAAGGCCGGTGGAGACACCGACAGTGACCATTAGAGGGCCGCAAAGAAAGCCAGAGAGCCATCGAGGCCTCCTGGGCTCCGCGgtccttcgagaaaaaatgagagcagaaagagatagagagagaaaaagagagaagagggagaggaagatagCAGGAAGGCCGTCGGAGGGCCACCTGATGGCCATCGTGGCTGCTAAAGGGCCCAAAAATACCCAACGATCGCAGCGGGTTCGAAACAGGGGACATGCCCCTGTTTCattacaatttttttaaaaaagacgaTAAATAGTAAAACCAGCAATGAGTTTGCCAACTTcactctccctcttcttctctctctttccctctatctctatctctatctctatctctctcttctcgCATCTCACGGAGGACCGCGGATCCCAAAGGCCTCGATGGCCTCATCGGGCCACCTCcaatctttctctctccttccctcccctcttctctctcttcctctctttccttctccctcgctTCGTTTTTGCCAGTGTTCCAAATCGAACACTCGAACCACATTGGTTAGCCGCCGATACGGTTCAACATGCCCTGAACTACCCGACTCAGGCTGGTTCGGCGAACCCTGCATAGCACATAACTACATATCATCCAAAAAACAATAAAAAAGGTATGCCATCTAATAATCGTGTTGTTTCCCTCAAAAGAAAACATCTAGCAAGTAAAAATACAATGCACCATTCTCGTTGTGGTTAGACATGATGGTAGACTGTCCTAAATATGATCTTTGCTTCTAAAAACATATTACACAAGGAAATAAGATGCCTTCAACTACTAACTGCAAGCAATCTAACAAATTACCTTACTCGTGACAAATAATTAACCATATCTACTAATGTAATTAAAatgataaaagtataaaaaagAAACCTTGAATGACATTGTtatcttgatcaattttttccAGTGCAGGAATGCAAAATGCAGCTGTCTTTCCAGTTCCATTTTTAGCTCTTGCAAGAATGTCACTTCCAGTCAGTGCAATTGGTATACTTTCTTCTTGGATAGGTGAAGGCCTTTCAAATCCCTTCTCATATATCCCCATAAGTAGCTCCCGCTTCAGAAAATAGTCTTCGAATTCATTTCCTTTAGTTGCAGTAACATCCTGCAAAAAACATGTGGAAGATTAATTCTCAAGTAAcacaaaatattcaaataattgttTTGACATTGAAGGACAAGGACAGCATATCATGTAATTACACCCAAAAACAATCAACAGTTCTTGAAAAGTCATATTGAACAAGTAAATATATGGAACTCTTGAAAGATTCCATGTCACTAGAATGAAGACCAAGCAGCTCCATCTCTGTTGAGTAACAATAATAGCTCTCAACATTTAAAAGTAGTACAGATACAAGGACCAGAGCCATAGAATAGAAGAGGTTAGTTGAGAAATATACCAAGGAGAATAAGATCGCTCCTACTGTACCATAATCATggttgataaattttaaaaattcatttacattaatgagtaattgcatatttccTAATTAAATTGCACCTTGTTTCAGTACATAACTACAACTATCAGCATCATTTTACAATCTTTCGTTATGTTAAATAATCATATACAGCACCAAACGTTCTTCATCCAGATATAAAAGAAGATCATCATAGGATCCAGAGACTTTATAGccaaaatttatagtgatttcCTATATCCTACAGAACATCATGCATCCAATCTCCCAAGGTTAGGTCTATGCACCAACAAATTAAACAAACCAATTAATCATAAGAGCATATAAAACCTGTGCCGttcaaaaaggaaggaaaaaaaaaaaaaaaacattccagTGCTACCTTTTTTATTGAGCAATGATCTGCCACTTGCCCCAATTCAGCGGACATCTATATTTGAAGACCAAGAAATACTACTCACCAAGCACATAGCaactaaaagaaataaaaatagatatCTTCCATGATACGATAGGTGAATGACAAGAGCAACTTCTGCTGATAGGTCAGGGAACAAGTCCCCGCATAGGTGTGCCTGGGCTTTTGAAAAATATGTACCTTGCATGTACTCAAGGGTAAAGAATCCAGTAATAATATTCCCCAAGCACAAAAATACCAttaaaaatgaatttcttcaatgATATCTGGATGCCAAGTTAAGCTGATAGACTAGGGAAAAATCTACAGACTGTCATAGTTATGATTATGTTTTCTCAATCACATCTAACAGAAAGTGACAATGTGATATACAACCTACTCTGTACGTGGATGGCCACCATGCTtacccccacccccacccaaaaaaaaaacaaagaaagaaaagagaaaagcaaTTGCTATCAAAATCGGAAAATCAGTAACCCCCACTCCCCAAACTTCCAATTTTTTGAATGGACCCTGTTGTAGAAACCACACAACCCATTTCCCCTTTTATACATAGCCTCCACAACTAAAAAGACATGATTTGAGATCAAGGTTCGCCATGCTTTTCGGTACCCTATCGTACCAGGCATCCTATACCATATCAATACCGAACCAGTACGCAGTCTCGTCTATATTGACACTCAGTATACCTCACCGTCTCATACCGTACCACACAACAACACTGTAATAAAATGGTACCAATACAGTGACGGCAAACCATGCTTGAGATAATAGCTTGACAATTATAacaattaatttaatgatttcatTTCATCACCATGCAAACAACATTTTGGATGACCTATAAGTAACAGCAATTTTACATTGATTAACAATTATCATTAGTGTTCGGAAATTGTTTACCTGGCCTGATCTATTTAAGAGGCCAGGTTGCAATCAATGGTCTAACCATGGACCAGATGCCCAGCATCCTTCTTTCCCAGATCTTAGATGGGTTTGTGGTGTTTAAGTCCATGTGTGCCATCACCCTCTAAGCTACCAAACGTAGGGGGAGATTATCTCAAAACAATTGATTTATTGATTTCATCTCATCACCGCAATGCTAAAAACATTTATAATGACCTATAAATAACAGCAACTTTATATTCGTTGACAGTTATTATCAACATTCGGAAACAGTTTACCCAGACTAACCTGTTTAAGTGGCTGGCTTGCAGATTAATGGTCTAACTGCTGGTGGACCTGAAGCCCAAAAACCTTCATTCCCAAATCTCAGATGGGTTTGTGGTGTTCAAGTCTAGTGAGCCATCGCACTTCAAGCTACCAAACCCAGGGGGGAGATTATCTCAAAACattctctcttttcctttctctagagatgttccttttttttttcaataaaaagataGGTCTGCCTCAGCTCTGATAGTTTCAAACTaaaagaagaacaagatgaagaggaAGAGATCCTCCATGCATATGCTGCTCTCCCACACCGCCACCCCCAGTTTCTTTGGGGTTGTTGTACACTAACCTGAGCACACAATTAACATCTGACCTGAGTGATTTGGGCAGTTGAACCACCTGCATAGGATAGTTTTATCAGAATACAGACTTTGCATCAATCCAAACTGCATAGCCTGGCAGGTGACAGGTTGACTGGGATGACCTAAGCAGGTCGACTGGATCTTTAAACACTGGTTATTATGATGAACACTCACCATGTGGCATTTTCCAATTTTTTGAATACaactagaatatttttttaaaataaatgctTCCCGTATTAAATATACATAATGGTTTCACAAGCCATTATATGCCATTACATTACATAATCATACTTTATAAGGTAGGTCTATTGGCATATATTGTGCTGCAATAGCCACTGTAATGGTGTAACAGTTTTCAGCATGCTATCATTTACCAATAACAGCATTACTTGATCCCTGGTACGACAAAAATCAACATCAAAGTGTcatgaaactatttttaaaaaCTAATCATAACACTTCATGCAGTACAAATAATAAGTCATAGCAACTGCATTCTCAAAAGAGGGCCCATAAGTTAATAAACAGGACATACTCCCTACCTAAATGTCAATAATATCACAAAGCTTTGTATAGTAAAATATCACAGATTCTAACAACTAATACGTTATATTGTAAGAAAGCCAAAGCCCTTGACATTCATGGACATTATGGTAGCTGTATGAGCCCTGGATCATGACTTCCAAaggattggaaaaaaaaaaggaaaagcaatgttatgaatttaagataagaaaAGCACAAAAGGAATAATGAAGGAACTACAAAGACATCTGCGAGACTAATACCCATTGTCACAATACCATATTTGAACATCAACCCAGTTGCAAGATTACAAGCAAAGGAATGTTGTCACTCCCTTTTATAGTTGACTGCATAAAATCCCCACAATAATTTGTCCATCCAAGAGGACATTGATCTGGGAGCACATAGTGTCTCCAACTTTTCAGGCAAACAGAAGTGAAGTTACCTcacaattataattaaataatgcaTCAGTGAATAGaaaggaaatttttttttcaacccTCATTTGAGAATCCACCCCATTTAAGAGTACCTGTCATCCAGATAAGGTTGTCATCAACAACTAGCATCCTATTTCACGTCACAGGCTTGGAAAAAAGGGAAAATCCCCTAAAATATCAATCCCTTGATTAAAGAACTCTTGATGTTACttcataatatataattaaattaatgcaTCAGCTAATAAAAAGGATTTTTTCCAACCATCATTTGAGAATCCACCCCCATTTGTAATACCTGTCATCCAGATAAGGTTGTCAACAACTAGCATCCTTTTTCACACCACAGGTTTGGAATAAAAATTTCCCCTTAAACATCAGTCCTTTAATTAATGCAAGAACTCTAGAAATAACTAAGAGATGAGTCTCTAAATTCCTTATCCAACAGATATCGAATTCCTCTTCCTCATTATGCC from Elaeis guineensis isolate ETL-2024a chromosome 4, EG11, whole genome shotgun sequence includes these protein-coding regions:
- the LOC105032367 gene encoding DEAD-box ATP-dependent RNA helicase 6, which encodes MNPRGGRYPPGIGNGRGGSSGGNPNFNGRNPQQHQQYVQHYVQRHPMQGQQNQQLQQHQQLQWSRRNQMGTDSGTREAMKSVQSDSIDSSSQDWKAQLNIPPPDTRYKTEDVTATKGNEFEDYFLKRELLMGIYEKGFERPSPIQEESIPIALTGSDILARAKNGTGKTAAFCIPALEKIDQDNNVIQVVILVPTRELALQTSQVCKELGKHLKIQIMVTTGGTSLKDDIMRLYQPVHLLVGTPGRILDLAKKGVCVLKDCSMLIMDEADKLLSPEFQPSIDQLIHFLPTTRQILLFSATFPVTVKEFKDRYLAKPYIINLMDELTLKGITQYYAFVEERQKVHCLNTLFSKLQINQSIIFCNSVNRVELLAKKITELGYSCFYIHAKMLQDHRNRVFHDFRNGACRNLVCTDLFTRGIDIQAVNVVINFDFPKNSETYLHRVGRSGRYGHLGLAVNLITFEDRFNLYRIEQELGTEIKQIPPQIDQAIYCR